The following are encoded together in the Arcticibacterium luteifluviistationis genome:
- the gldG gene encoding gliding motility-associated ABC transporter substrate-binding protein GldG: protein MNKTIRSLLFPLILVVVNIISILFFFRKDLTEEKRYSISDASKSIVSGLEEPIEIEVLLDGDELPGGFERLKQAVEETLGEFKTYGGANVSYTFFDPNSLTNPEEKKALIDSLYFKGVQPTNVFDTDGGRKTETMVFPFALVSYQGKEQTVLLLQGNQALSAEEKLNQSYENLEYSFASAFRKLTIKERKRIGLLTEFTSLEPINFAGLINALQEYYDLYFVDAATSESFLGLDALILPKPDIRIDDSTKYKIDQYVMNGGKTLFFIDGLKVDSIGLQGTYAQPFESNLQDLFFKYGIRLNYDMIKDGASAAMVPLVVGNMGDKPNIQPIPYRFFPLINNFGQSLITKNLDLVESKFTSSIDTVLSSGISKTALLKTTPYTKILNAPALVTYNDARSNTDQQEYNGGEKTIAYLLEGKFSSLYENRILPSDPRSGAFKAKSEPTKMIVCSDGDLIVNELDRRTGEPMPLGYDKVSQHTFGNKDFLMNAIDYLVDENGVINARGKEVKLRPLDAIKTRDNRTQIQLVNLVIPSILIIIFGLVRGFFWRRKYAH from the coding sequence ATGAACAAAACAATTCGGTCTTTACTTTTTCCCCTTATTCTGGTAGTAGTCAATATTATTTCAATTCTTTTTTTCTTTAGGAAAGACCTTACAGAAGAAAAACGGTATAGTATTTCTGACGCCAGTAAGAGTATTGTGAGTGGTTTGGAGGAGCCCATTGAAATTGAGGTTTTGTTAGATGGTGACGAGCTACCTGGTGGTTTTGAACGCTTAAAACAGGCGGTGGAAGAAACTTTGGGTGAGTTTAAAACATACGGTGGGGCAAATGTTTCCTATACATTTTTTGACCCAAATTCTTTAACAAACCCAGAGGAGAAAAAAGCATTGATTGACAGCCTTTATTTTAAGGGAGTTCAACCTACCAATGTGTTTGACACCGACGGTGGACGTAAAACAGAAACAATGGTTTTTCCTTTTGCTTTAGTTTCTTATCAAGGAAAGGAGCAAACGGTCCTTTTACTTCAAGGAAATCAAGCCTTATCTGCGGAAGAAAAACTAAATCAATCATACGAAAATCTAGAGTATTCTTTTGCTTCAGCATTCAGAAAATTAACGATTAAGGAAAGAAAGAGAATTGGCCTTTTAACGGAATTCACAAGTTTAGAGCCTATCAACTTTGCGGGACTAATAAACGCTCTTCAAGAGTACTACGATTTGTATTTTGTAGATGCCGCTACCTCCGAGTCTTTCCTTGGTTTGGATGCTCTTATTTTACCCAAACCAGACATTAGAATTGACGACTCCACCAAATATAAGATTGACCAATATGTGATGAATGGAGGTAAAACGCTTTTCTTTATTGATGGTTTAAAGGTAGATTCTATTGGCTTGCAAGGTACTTATGCTCAGCCCTTTGAAAGTAACCTTCAAGACCTGTTTTTTAAATACGGAATTCGTCTTAATTATGACATGATTAAAGATGGGGCTAGTGCCGCTATGGTGCCGCTAGTGGTAGGAAACATGGGAGATAAACCGAATATTCAGCCTATTCCATATCGTTTTTTCCCTTTGATAAATAATTTTGGGCAGAGCCTGATTACCAAAAACCTTGACTTGGTAGAGAGTAAGTTTACTTCCTCTATTGATACTGTGCTCAGTTCAGGAATAAGTAAGACTGCTCTTTTAAAAACAACACCTTATACCAAAATCTTGAATGCTCCAGCCTTGGTAACTTATAATGACGCTAGGAGCAATACCGACCAGCAAGAATATAATGGTGGAGAGAAAACCATTGCTTATTTATTAGAAGGCAAGTTTTCTTCTCTTTATGAAAACAGAATTCTTCCGTCTGACCCAAGAAGCGGAGCTTTTAAAGCTAAAAGTGAGCCTACTAAAATGATAGTTTGCTCAGATGGCGACTTAATAGTTAATGAGCTGGACAGGCGTACAGGTGAGCCAATGCCCCTAGGTTATGATAAGGTAAGTCAGCATACTTTTGGGAATAAAGACTTTCTTATGAATGCCATTGACTATTTGGTGGATGAAAACGGTGTCATTAACGCCAGAGGCAAGGAAGTTAAGCTTAGGCCGCTGGATGCCATTAAGACAAGAGATAATAGAACTCAGATTCAATTGGTTAATTTGGTAATACCTTCAATTTTAATAATCATATTTGGTTTGGTGAGAGGCTTCTTTTGGCGTAGAAAATACGCTCACTAA
- a CDS encoding cupin domain-containing protein: protein MFDAAYWIDKLDLISHPEGGYYKETYRSEGSGTFLMNGEKKTRNYSTSIYFLMEKGDFSAFHKIQSDEVWHFYAGETLEIYHIDHQGKLIKTILGANPEKGETLQTVIPANLWFASRPKPSSNYTLVGCTVSPGFDFEDFKMAKKEILCSKYPEHTKIIDELTRE, encoded by the coding sequence ATGTTTGATGCCGCATACTGGATTGACAAATTAGACCTTATTTCTCATCCTGAGGGAGGTTATTATAAAGAAACATATAGATCTGAAGGCTCCGGCACCTTTCTAATGAACGGAGAAAAAAAGACAAGAAACTACTCGACATCCATTTACTTTTTAATGGAAAAGGGAGACTTTTCTGCATTCCATAAAATCCAATCTGATGAAGTCTGGCATTTTTATGCTGGCGAAACGCTTGAGATTTATCACATTGACCATCAAGGCAAACTCATTAAAACAATACTTGGGGCAAATCCTGAAAAAGGGGAAACGCTCCAAACCGTAATTCCTGCCAATCTTTGGTTTGCCTCTAGGCCAAAACCTTCTTCAAACTACACTTTGGTTGGCTGCACAGTTTCACCTGGCTTCGATTTTGAAGACTTTAAAATGGCAAAAAAAGAGATTTTATGCTCCAAATACCCAGAACATACCAAAATTATAGACGAGCTAACGAGAGAATAA
- a CDS encoding DUF4293 domain-containing protein has product MLQRIQSALLLLSAIALGVFLSTNMWTSETGTGKVIVNPYHVLVTQGGLSSFSKDIFYIAVMAALAIVLAIFTIFQYKNRVRQMLFVALNSLLIGAAVAVGVYHVKYDGMTVQGAGEGNFDIGIYAGFAALALNWLANRFIKKDDKLVKSADRMR; this is encoded by the coding sequence ATGCTTCAGAGAATACAATCTGCCCTTCTTCTTCTTTCTGCTATTGCCTTAGGCGTTTTCCTATCTACTAACATGTGGACGAGTGAAACAGGCACAGGAAAGGTTATTGTAAACCCTTATCACGTATTGGTTACCCAAGGTGGACTTTCTTCTTTTAGTAAAGACATCTTTTATATTGCGGTAATGGCAGCTCTAGCTATTGTGCTTGCCATTTTTACTATTTTTCAATATAAAAATCGAGTTCGCCAAATGCTTTTTGTAGCTCTGAATTCTCTTCTAATTGGTGCTGCTGTAGCCGTAGGAGTTTACCACGTTAAATATGATGGAATGACTGTACAAGGAGCCGGCGAAGGTAATTTTGACATTGGCATTTATGCAGGTTTTGCAGCCTTAGCTCTTAACTGGTTAGCCAATAGGTTTATCAAAAAAGACGATAAACTAGTAAAGAGTGCTGACAGAATGAGATAG
- a CDS encoding non-canonical purine NTP diphosphatase — translation MKNKICLASNNGHKIEELKELLGDSFEITSLSDIGCTEDIAETADSMAGNSLLKAQYVYSNYGIDCIADDSGLEVDALNGEPGVYSARYAGEHGNHKKNIEKLLKNLEGKQNRQARFRTVVTLIQDGAVEMFEGIVEGKIIENEIGDNGFGYDPIFVPDGFEKTFAQMTMEQKIPISHRGRAVQKLIEFLKAKK, via the coding sequence ATGAAAAATAAAATATGTTTGGCGAGTAATAATGGCCATAAGATAGAGGAACTCAAAGAGCTTTTGGGTGACTCTTTTGAAATTACATCGCTTTCAGATATTGGCTGTACAGAAGATATTGCTGAAACGGCCGATAGTATGGCAGGTAACTCGCTGCTTAAAGCACAGTATGTTTACAGTAATTATGGAATAGACTGTATTGCAGATGATTCTGGTTTGGAAGTGGATGCTTTAAACGGAGAGCCAGGAGTTTATTCTGCTAGGTATGCAGGTGAGCACGGAAACCATAAAAAGAACATTGAAAAGCTTCTTAAAAATCTAGAAGGAAAGCAAAATCGTCAAGCTAGGTTTAGAACTGTGGTAACACTAATTCAAGATGGTGCTGTAGAAATGTTTGAAGGAATAGTGGAAGGCAAAATCATTGAAAACGAAATAGGAGACAATGGTTTTGGTTACGACCCTATTTTTGTGCCAGACGGTTTTGAGAAAACTTTTGCCCAAATGACTATGGAACAGAAGATTCCAATTAGCCATAGAGGTAGAGCCGTTCAAAAACTTATTGAGTTCTTAAAGGCAAAAAAGTAG
- the prfA gene encoding peptide chain release factor 1, whose translation MLEQLEAIRERFEEVSQQIGMPEVVSDMVKFKRISKEYKDLEKIVNQFKAYKEVLANIAGAKEILNNEKDEELREMAKEELDELEPSQEEMEVILKEMLIPKDPNDAKNVILEIRAGAGGDEASIFAGDLFRMYERFVENQSGWKMNIMDINHGTSGGFKEIIAEIDGEDVFGKMKFESGVHRVQRVPATESQGRVHTSAASVAVLPEADEVDFVLNKSDIKKDTYRASGAGGQHVNKTESAVRLTHLPTNTVVECQDGRSQHANYAKALTVLRSRLYEAELKKHNDAISSERKSLVGSGDRSDKIRTYNYPQSRVTDHRIGFTVYNLPAVMDGEVGEFMEKLRIAENAERMQEGAV comes from the coding sequence ATGCTAGAACAGTTAGAGGCTATAAGAGAACGCTTTGAGGAGGTATCACAACAAATAGGAATGCCAGAGGTGGTTTCCGATATGGTTAAATTTAAGAGGATCAGTAAGGAATATAAAGATCTTGAAAAAATTGTTAACCAGTTTAAAGCCTATAAAGAGGTTTTGGCAAACATTGCTGGAGCCAAAGAAATTCTTAATAATGAGAAGGACGAGGAGCTGAGAGAAATGGCAAAGGAGGAACTAGATGAGCTAGAACCAAGCCAAGAAGAAATGGAGGTTATTTTGAAAGAAATGCTTATTCCAAAAGACCCGAATGATGCCAAGAACGTAATTCTGGAAATTAGAGCTGGAGCAGGAGGAGACGAAGCATCAATCTTTGCGGGTGACTTGTTCAGAATGTATGAGCGATTTGTAGAAAACCAGTCTGGGTGGAAAATGAATATCATGGATATTAATCATGGAACATCTGGAGGGTTTAAAGAGATAATTGCGGAGATAGACGGAGAGGACGTTTTTGGTAAAATGAAATTTGAGTCTGGCGTTCATAGAGTTCAACGTGTACCTGCCACAGAGTCTCAAGGGCGTGTGCACACATCAGCGGCTTCGGTAGCAGTATTGCCTGAAGCAGACGAGGTTGACTTTGTTTTAAATAAATCAGATATAAAAAAAGATACTTACCGTGCATCCGGAGCTGGGGGGCAGCACGTAAATAAGACGGAATCTGCCGTTAGGCTTACTCACTTACCTACTAATACGGTGGTGGAGTGTCAAGATGGTAGGTCACAACACGCCAACTATGCTAAAGCCCTTACGGTACTTAGATCTAGGCTTTATGAAGCTGAGCTCAAAAAGCATAATGATGCCATTAGTTCGGAGCGAAAGTCTTTAGTAGGTAGTGGAGACAGGTCGGATAAGATTAGAACATATAATTATCCTCAAAGTCGTGTGACGGACCATAGAATAGGTTTCACCGTATATAATTTACCTGCCGTAATGGATGGTGAAGTAGGTGAGTTTATGGAAAAATTGAGAATTGCAGAGAATGCAGAAAGAATGCAAGAAGGAGCTGTTTAG
- a CDS encoding nitroreductase family protein, producing the protein MNTEKHSLYPFEETSKEDTLKRSEWFKKEMKKRRSIRAFSSKSVAKDVIENIIITASSAPSGANKQPWVFCAISDADIKAEIRKAAEKEEYEAYHGKMSETWLNDLKPFDTDWHKPFLEKAPWLIVVFKKPYGLAEDGSKEQHYYVNESVGIACGFLISAIHQAGLVTLTHTPSPMAFLSKILKRPENERPFLLLPVGYPEKEATVPNIQKKGEAEVIAWY; encoded by the coding sequence ATGAATACCGAAAAACATAGCCTTTACCCATTTGAGGAAACTTCCAAAGAAGATACTTTAAAAAGGAGTGAATGGTTTAAAAAAGAAATGAAAAAGAGAAGGTCTATCCGGGCTTTTTCGTCAAAATCTGTTGCAAAGGATGTGATAGAAAACATTATAATAACTGCATCTTCAGCTCCTAGTGGGGCAAATAAACAGCCCTGGGTTTTCTGTGCGATAAGTGATGCTGATATTAAGGCAGAAATTAGAAAAGCTGCGGAGAAAGAGGAATATGAGGCTTATCATGGCAAAATGAGTGAAACTTGGTTAAATGATTTAAAACCATTTGATACAGACTGGCACAAACCATTTTTGGAAAAAGCACCTTGGCTCATTGTAGTTTTTAAAAAGCCTTATGGTTTAGCAGAAGATGGTTCTAAGGAGCAGCATTATTATGTGAATGAAAGTGTAGGCATTGCTTGTGGTTTCTTGATTTCGGCCATTCACCAAGCGGGTTTGGTTACTTTGACACATACACCTAGCCCAATGGCTTTTCTAAGTAAAATCTTAAAACGACCAGAAAACGAACGGCCATTTTTGCTATTGCCGGTAGGCTATCCAGAAAAAGAAGCTACTGTACCTAATATTCAGAAAAAGGGAGAAGCGGAGGTAATAGCTTGGTACTAA